The proteins below come from a single bacterium genomic window:
- a CDS encoding TIGR01212 family radical SAM protein (This family includes YhcC from E. coli K-12, an uncharacterized radical SAM protein.) has product MMRYHAFHEYIKKKYGHRIDRITVNAGMTCPNIDGTKARGGCTFCSDASYEGLTIKEDIPSIAQQIKKGRDYLKSRYPSTRFYVYFQNGTNTYASIPKLKDYYTAALRYPEVVGIMISTRPDCMTDDIVTLLQEFNAQTDVWVELGMPSHREDVNRRLNRAHTNDDFAQAVKKLHAAGIKTCAHVIMGLPGETFEDSKEKALFMNNFPIDAIKIHNMVVFKDTALEKIYASGHYQPLDLQEYTQIAVDFLEHLRPDIVIQRLVAHGPRRLTVAPEWSVNKWNALNAIHAELERLDTWQGKKIGAGR; this is encoded by the coding sequence TACGGTCATCGTATTGATCGCATTACTGTTAATGCGGGCATGACATGCCCTAATATAGATGGAACTAAAGCGCGGGGTGGTTGTACCTTTTGTTCGGATGCTTCTTATGAAGGGCTCACCATTAAGGAAGACATTCCCTCCATTGCTCAACAAATTAAAAAAGGACGGGATTATTTAAAAAGTCGTTATCCATCTACTCGCTTTTATGTGTATTTCCAAAATGGCACCAATACTTATGCGTCCATCCCCAAGCTTAAAGACTATTATACAGCGGCTTTAAGATACCCCGAAGTTGTTGGCATTATGATTTCTACCCGGCCCGATTGCATGACGGATGACATTGTTACTTTGCTCCAAGAATTTAACGCTCAAACCGACGTGTGGGTAGAGCTGGGTATGCCGTCGCACCGCGAAGATGTTAACCGCCGATTAAATCGCGCCCATACTAATGATGATTTTGCGCAGGCGGTAAAAAAGCTACATGCGGCCGGCATTAAAACTTGTGCCCATGTGATTATGGGTTTGCCGGGTGAAACCTTTGAAGATTCTAAAGAAAAAGCGTTGTTTATGAATAATTTTCCAATTGATGCCATTAAAATTCACAACATGGTGGTGTTTAAAGATACAGCGCTCGAAAAAATTTATGCTTCGGGCCATTATCAGCCATTAGATTTACAGGAATATACACAAATAGCGGTGGATTTTTTGGAGCATTTAAGGCCTGATATCGTGATTCAACGTTTGGTGGCGCATGGGCCGCGGCGGTTAACGGTAGCGCCGGAGTGGTCGGTGAATAAGTGGAATGCTTTAAATGCTATTCATGCGGAGTTGGAACGCTTGGATACTTGGCAGGGGAAGAAGATTGGGGCGGGGCGGG